Proteins found in one Roseimicrobium gellanilyticum genomic segment:
- a CDS encoding phospholipase D family protein, with translation MEAFTARVALARFARQSLDMQYYIWDGDQTGTYLLSELIEAADRGVRVRLLLDDITSRGIVDGMLQQLASAARAATADLEDTLAEITPDDLERKDRIRDLMDEIHTGGRDLIAAALDTHPNIEVRMFNAFNSRRRSGVGRAFQFLADFSRLNRRMHNKVFAADNQIAIVGGRNIADNYFGLHEKYDFRDLDLMVSGPVVNDVSESFDLYWNSEWAVPVHAFAMKRRSEQRLAGLRKELTDAFQWEKHERLKELESDVETTKALHRITARMVKAPVRVVADLPGKVHKPTGEPLVAEALAAQARGSKKEILVESAYFVPVNVTFENMHERIDHGVHVCVLTNSMASTNQMPAHAGYAKHRKRLLETGVALYELRPYPLGDTTEDWKHRGPRTVLHTKAVVFDREQVFVGTFNLDPRSADLNTEIGLMVENKKLAGEVAAFMEGGMQPERSWRLSLGNPTKVKQNGGHVHGSGPVCWCGDETEKRSVLRREPETRWGSRLLMRLVSWLPIDEML, from the coding sequence ATGGAGGCCTTCACTGCGCGTGTGGCGTTGGCACGCTTTGCCCGCCAGTCGCTGGACATGCAGTACTACATCTGGGACGGCGACCAGACGGGCACTTATCTCCTTTCAGAGCTGATCGAGGCTGCGGATCGTGGCGTGCGGGTACGCCTGCTGCTGGATGACATCACGTCACGCGGCATTGTAGATGGGATGCTGCAGCAACTCGCCTCTGCAGCTCGGGCGGCCACCGCGGACTTGGAGGACACATTGGCGGAGATCACGCCGGATGACTTGGAGCGCAAGGACCGCATCCGCGATCTCATGGATGAAATCCACACCGGAGGACGTGACCTCATTGCGGCAGCCTTGGACACACACCCGAATATCGAGGTGCGGATGTTCAATGCGTTCAACTCGCGCCGGCGCAGCGGCGTGGGGCGTGCCTTCCAGTTCCTCGCGGACTTCTCCCGTCTGAACCGCCGCATGCACAACAAGGTCTTCGCCGCAGACAACCAGATCGCCATCGTGGGCGGCAGGAACATTGCGGACAACTACTTCGGCCTGCATGAGAAGTATGACTTCCGCGATCTGGACCTCATGGTGAGCGGACCGGTCGTGAACGATGTTTCTGAAAGCTTCGACCTCTATTGGAACAGTGAGTGGGCCGTGCCTGTGCATGCCTTCGCCATGAAGCGTCGCTCCGAGCAGCGCCTTGCCGGATTGCGCAAGGAACTGACTGATGCCTTCCAGTGGGAGAAACATGAACGCCTGAAGGAATTGGAAAGCGATGTGGAGACCACGAAGGCACTCCATCGCATCACCGCCCGCATGGTGAAGGCTCCGGTGCGCGTGGTGGCGGATCTTCCAGGCAAGGTGCATAAACCCACCGGCGAGCCACTCGTAGCAGAGGCACTGGCGGCTCAGGCTCGTGGATCCAAGAAGGAGATTCTCGTGGAGTCCGCCTATTTCGTGCCAGTGAATGTGACCTTTGAGAACATGCACGAGCGCATCGATCATGGCGTGCACGTGTGCGTTCTCACGAACTCGATGGCCTCCACCAACCAGATGCCTGCCCATGCCGGCTACGCGAAGCATCGCAAGCGGCTGCTCGAAACAGGCGTGGCATTGTATGAGCTGCGCCCCTATCCCCTGGGCGACACGACTGAGGACTGGAAGCATCGCGGTCCCCGCACCGTGTTGCATACCAAGGCAGTGGTGTTTGATCGCGAACAAGTCTTTGTGGGAACCTTCAACCTCGATCCCAGGTCGGCAGACTTGAATACCGAAATCGGATTGATGGTGGAGAACAAGAAGCTGGCGGGCGAAGTTGCCGCCTTCATGGAAGGTGGGATGCAGCCCGAGCGGAGCTGGCGGCTGTCCCTGGGGAATCCCACCAAGGTGAAGCAGAATGGTGGGCATGTGCATGGCTCCGGCCCGGTGTGCTGGTGCGGTGACGAGACGGAGAAACGAAGCGTGCTGCGACGCGAGCCGGAAACCCGCTGGGGCTCACGCCTTCTCATGCGCCTGGTCTCGTGGCTGCCCATCGATGAGATGCTTTGA
- a CDS encoding sulfatase family protein, with amino-acid sequence MRFRKLFSLLAIAITFTVGEAARAASSLPNIVVILSDDFGYGSTNAYGADPKLVQTPNMDRLAKEGRRFTDANTTSSVCSPTRYSLLTGRYCWRTTEKHGVLSTFSPLHIESSRLNMASLLKKHGYTTAAVGKWHLGYGKATENPNWRTDYTAELSPGPLDIGFDYHFGVPANHGDLTGVFVENRFVYGLRSGNFPKGIKIPGPGADEEQNFQSTYGPEDTEVGRGNILPLDAPRRKNERVMAQLTLKATRWIEQQPKDKPFFLYFTPVAAHNPITPDKDLAGKSPAGSYGDWIHELDRSVGGILEALEKKGVAQNTLVLFTSDNGGVVKTDDDTPQSQAYKAGLKVNGALRGRKHDVWEGGFKVPFMVRWPGQVQAGSVSHDMISVADILATTAEIIGEPLPSADKAAEDSRSFLAALKGHAKSPVRDDMIVHSSDGVYAIRKGPWKWVEGVPAEGIKLAARKKNGSQFRPQLFNTKDDPAEEKDVSAAHPEVVEELRVLLVRYRDGGYSRELPPVVTKQTEKIATMDKAAGGVVLEATLQEVPGAPWVARKDNWTARDGGLWGSQLAKDKNGAVMRVPASLTDGVIDYEISFDGADRHSLRIEWGDKKGSFRVEVSPEMVGLTKNPSAGEAKDAIERIARKPVKLAQKTWYPVRITFKGDKATVQVNDVTIEGTHAVLGESKNALNFLVFESSAGFRNVRVTR; translated from the coding sequence ATGCGCTTCCGGAAGCTCTTCTCTCTGCTTGCTATCGCCATCACTTTCACTGTCGGTGAAGCGGCGCGCGCGGCTTCTTCTTTGCCAAACATCGTCGTCATTCTCTCGGATGACTTCGGCTATGGCAGCACGAACGCGTACGGGGCGGATCCCAAGCTGGTGCAGACACCGAACATGGATCGACTGGCGAAGGAAGGTCGCCGCTTCACCGATGCGAACACCACGTCCTCCGTGTGCTCGCCCACACGCTACTCCCTGCTAACGGGGCGTTACTGCTGGCGCACCACGGAGAAGCACGGCGTGCTCAGCACCTTCTCACCCCTGCACATTGAGAGCTCCCGCTTGAACATGGCTTCGCTCCTGAAGAAACATGGCTACACCACGGCAGCAGTAGGTAAGTGGCATCTTGGCTACGGCAAGGCGACGGAGAATCCGAATTGGCGCACGGACTACACCGCAGAGCTTTCACCAGGGCCACTGGACATCGGTTTCGACTACCACTTCGGCGTGCCCGCCAATCATGGAGATCTCACCGGCGTCTTCGTCGAGAACCGCTTCGTATATGGATTGCGCAGCGGGAACTTTCCAAAGGGCATCAAGATTCCCGGACCGGGCGCGGATGAGGAGCAGAACTTCCAGTCCACGTATGGTCCGGAAGATACCGAAGTTGGGCGTGGTAACATCCTTCCTCTCGATGCGCCACGCCGGAAGAATGAGCGCGTGATGGCGCAGCTCACGCTCAAAGCCACACGATGGATTGAGCAACAGCCCAAGGACAAGCCCTTCTTCCTCTACTTCACTCCGGTGGCCGCGCATAATCCCATCACACCCGACAAGGACCTTGCCGGCAAAAGTCCCGCCGGTTCCTACGGAGACTGGATCCACGAACTGGATCGCAGTGTGGGTGGCATACTCGAAGCGCTGGAGAAGAAGGGCGTCGCGCAGAATACGCTGGTGCTCTTCACGAGCGACAACGGCGGTGTTGTCAAAACGGACGATGACACTCCGCAGTCGCAGGCTTACAAGGCCGGTCTCAAGGTGAACGGTGCGCTCCGTGGTCGGAAACACGACGTGTGGGAAGGCGGTTTCAAGGTGCCCTTCATGGTGCGCTGGCCCGGGCAGGTGCAGGCAGGGTCCGTTTCCCACGATATGATCAGTGTTGCCGATATCCTCGCCACCACGGCTGAGATCATCGGTGAGCCATTGCCGTCGGCGGACAAGGCTGCGGAAGACAGTCGCAGCTTCCTCGCAGCATTGAAGGGGCATGCGAAATCACCCGTGCGTGATGACATGATCGTGCACAGTTCGGACGGAGTGTATGCCATCCGCAAAGGACCGTGGAAGTGGGTGGAGGGCGTGCCCGCAGAAGGCATCAAGCTTGCTGCGAGGAAGAAGAACGGATCGCAGTTTCGTCCGCAGCTTTTCAATACGAAGGACGACCCAGCTGAAGAGAAGGACGTGAGTGCGGCTCATCCCGAAGTGGTGGAGGAACTGCGTGTCCTGTTGGTACGCTATCGTGACGGTGGCTACAGCCGCGAGCTGCCACCCGTCGTAACGAAGCAGACAGAGAAGATTGCGACGATGGATAAAGCAGCGGGTGGCGTGGTGCTGGAAGCGACCTTGCAGGAAGTCCCGGGCGCACCGTGGGTGGCGCGAAAGGACAACTGGACTGCACGAGATGGCGGGCTCTGGGGCTCGCAACTCGCAAAGGACAAGAACGGCGCCGTGATGCGCGTGCCAGCGTCTCTCACGGATGGTGTGATCGACTACGAGATTTCCTTTGATGGTGCGGATCGGCATTCATTGCGCATCGAATGGGGCGACAAGAAAGGAAGCTTCCGCGTGGAAGTCTCGCCGGAAATGGTGGGGCTGACCAAGAACCCTTCCGCCGGCGAAGCCAAGGATGCCATCGAGCGCATCGCAAGAAAGCCGGTGAAGCTCGCGCAAAAGACCTGGTACCCCGTGCGCATCACCTTCAAAGGAGACAAGGCCACGGTGCAGGTGAATGATGTCACCATCGAAGGCACGCATGCGGTGCTCGGCGAATCCAAAAATGCGCTGAACTTCCTCGTGTTCGAATCGAGCGCTGGATTTCGCAACGTGCGTGTGACCCGCTAG